One part of the Musa acuminata AAA Group cultivar baxijiao chromosome BXJ1-5, Cavendish_Baxijiao_AAA, whole genome shotgun sequence genome encodes these proteins:
- the LOC135673625 gene encoding uncharacterized protein LOC135673625 isoform X8: MLGAWLAGVLFAAGVTFATLSIVNKNASGAKQQVEPLAREQEILMSSVDASEKDNRVGEVSNVVTIGEESIISDRNEDNETAQQVPPGKILVPAFVDQVQGHALAALQVLKVIEVDGQPGDLCTRREYARWLVTASNVFSRNTFSKVYPAMYIENLTELAFDDVTPKDPDFPFIQGLAEAGLISSKLSRSDLDVSVNILDDYVLFSPDSPLSRQDLISWKMALERRQLPEVDKNHLYQCTGYIDVDKINPDAWPALIADFAGGEQGITALAFGYTRLFQPDKPVTKAQAAIAIATGDAAEVVGEELARIEAESLAETAVNAHTTLVAQVEKDLNASFEEELAKERQKTKDLEKLAEEARLELNRLRTQREEEKNALITSHATVESEMEVLSRLRHEVEEQLQNLMSNKLEISFERDRMNKLRTEVESENQVIIRLQYELEVERKALIMARSWAEEEAKRAREQAKALEEARERWERHGIKIVVDGDLQDDASIGTTWLIAGDQPPVDETIGRGETLVKKLKEMAAEMKHRSSVTIEKIIQRIVMIISALKQWVSVASNHATELRIAGISKAKNAMIEFKESASGFSLVIVDKARRVVADCKGSVGKISQKFKA; the protein is encoded by the exons ATGCTGGGAGCATGGCTGGCTGGGGTTCTTTTTGCTGCTGGAGTTACATTTGCAACATTATCTATTGTCAACAAAAATGCTTCTG GGGCAAAGCAGCAGGTGGAACCATTAGCAAGGGAGCAAGAAATATTAATGTCTTCTGTTGATGCAAGTGAAAAAGATAATCGGGTTGGTGAGGTGTCTAATGTGGTTACAATTGGTGAAGAGAGCATAATCAGTGACCGCAATGAAGACAATGAGACAG CTCAACAGGTACCCCCTGGAAAGATTTTGGTTCCTGCATTTGTTGATCAGGTTCAGGGGCATGCACTGGCAGCATTGCAGGTTTTAAAG GTCATTGAGGTGGATGGTCAACCAGGTGATTTATGCACTCGTCGTGAGTATGCTCGTTGGCTAGTAACTGCAAGCAATGTCTTTTCAAG GAACACCTTTTCAAAAGTGTATCCAGCAATGTACATTGAGAATCTGACTGAACTTGCATTTGATGATGTTACACCTAAAGATCCTGATTTTCCATTCATTCAAG GCTTGGCAGAAGCTGGGTTAATCTCTAGCAAGCTTTCAAGATCAGATTTGGATGTTTCTGTCAATATTCTGGATGACTATGTTCTTTTCTCCCCTGATAG TCCTTTGTCTCGTCAAGATCTGATTAGCTGGAAGATGGCATTAGAAAGAAGGCAACTTCCAGAAGTTGATAAAAAT CATCTATACCAGTGCACTGGCTACATAGACGTTGATAAGATAAATCCGGATGCTTGGCCTGCTTTGATAGCCGACTTTGCTGGTGGAGAACAAGGCATTACAGCTCTTGCTTTTG gTTATACTAGACTTTTCCAACCTGATAAACCTGTCACAAAAGCACAAGCTGCCATTGCAATTGCAACTGGTGATGCTGCTGAAGTTGTTGGTGAGGAACTTGCTCGTATTGAAGCAGAATCATTGGCAGAAACTGCCGTGAATGCGCATACTACCTTAGTGGCTCAAGTAGAGAAAGATCTCAATGCAAGCTTTGAAGAAGAGCTTGCCAAGGAAAGGCAGAAGACAAAAGACTTGGAGAAACTGGCTGAAGAAGCAAGGCTAGAATTAAACAGGCTAAGAACccaaagagaggaagaaaaaaatgcTCTTATTACGAGCCATGCTACTGTTGAGTCAGAAATGGAAGTTCTTTCAAGGCTAAGGCATGAAGTGGAAGAGCAATTACAGAATCTCATGAGTAACAAGCTGGAGATATCTTTTGAGAGGGACAGAATGAACAAACTTCGTACGGAAGTTGAAAGTGAGAACCAGGTCATTATTAGGTTACAGTATGAGCTGGAGGTTGAAAGGAAGGCTTTGATCATGGCCAG GTCTTGGGCAGAGGAGGAGGCTAAAAGAGCAAGAGAACAGGCCAAAGCTCTTGAGGAAGCCAGAGAGCGATGGGAGAGGCATGGCATCAAAATCGTTGTTGACGGAGACCTCCAGGATGATGCATCTATTGGAACAACATGGCTTATTGCCGGGGATCAGCCTCCTGTTGATGAGACAATTGGTAGAGGGGAGACATTGGTGAAGAAGCTCAAGGAAATGGCTGCTGAAATGAAACATAGGTCTTCAGTTACTATTGAGAAAATTATTCAGAGGATTGTCATGATAATTTCGGCTTTAAAGCAGTGGGTCTCTGTTGCCTCCAATCACGCGACTGAGCTCCGAATTGCTGGAATTTCCAAGGCTAAAAATGCAATGATTGAGTTTAAGGAAAGTGCTTCGGGGTTCAGCTTAGTGATTGTGGACAAGGCCAGGAGAGTAGTTGCAGATTGCAAAGGTAGCGTTGGAAAAATCTCACAGAAGTTCAAGGCATGA
- the LOC135673625 gene encoding uncharacterized protein LOC135673625 isoform X1 produces the protein MAALMCPSSPNSLRLQFGFRCRESSAVFLRVRFRPTNRRVVVSFAGGEAARSGGGGRPWNGSDGSPDGFAGWLETGTGAGQSKKKGGLREMLGAWLAGVLFAAGVTFATLSIVNKNASGAKQQVEPLAREQEILMSSVDASEKDNRVGEVSNVVTIGEESIISDRNEDNETGTSENFTPTNVNGDVSESRYGDMQDLESSLSENIKSVGEGVIEIKRALTLDEQEVAQNVDNLPLFAGLSNSTHELPTYEDGFSYETSKSDDLGCTTTLDTLESGIGKDVNADGTVTLVDLTSVNTASTNAISNNHEETINSNSETPSQFLGEFESQVPSNSITPDAKRIDSDEIDYQFSFEDVVANVSLLKDQDIEQNNMLQLPAKDCTECPIVHDKNETVPIEKLFDLVPDHSEEQMLQFDSISSAGGHNLNDSDLASVQSVVVSTDPTKKEPDLKCDNETERNSLFESLLPKKSFSHSGIPAPCLVYAAQQVPPGKILVPAFVDQVQGHALAALQVLKVIEVDGQPGDLCTRREYARWLVTASNVFSRNTFSKVYPAMYIENLTELAFDDVTPKDPDFPFIQGLAEAGLISSKLSRSDLDVSVNILDDYVLFSPDSPLSRQDLISWKMALERRQLPEVDKNHLYQCTGYIDVDKINPDAWPALIADFAGGEQGITALAFGYTRLFQPDKPVTKAQAAIAIATGDAAEVVGEELARIEAESLAETAVNAHTTLVAQVEKDLNASFEEELAKERQKTKDLEKLAEEARLELNRLRTQREEEKNALITSHATVESEMEVLSRLRHEVEEQLQNLMSNKLEISFERDRMNKLRTEVESENQVIIRLQYELEVERKALIMARSWAEEEAKRAREQAKALEEARERWERHGIKIVVDGDLQDDASIGTTWLIAGDQPPVDETIGRGETLVKKLKEMAAEMKHRSSVTIEKIIQRIVMIISALKQWVSVASNHATELRIAGISKAKNAMIEFKESASGFSLVIVDKARRVVADCKGSVGKISQKFKA, from the exons ATGGCGGCGTTGATGTGTCCGTCGTCACCTAACTCGCTCCGGCTGCAGTTTGGCTTCAGGTGCCGCGAATCCTCTGCCGTCTTCCTGCGGGTCCGATTCCGCCCGACTAATCGCCGTGTCGTTGTATCTTTCGCCGGCGGAGAGGCGGCAAGAAGTGGGGGCGGGGGACGGCCTTGGAATGGCTCCGATGGCTCGCCGGACGGATTCGCCGGGTGGTTGGAGACGGGAACCGGCGCCGGGCAGTCCAAGAAAAAAGGAGGGCTTCGAG AAATGCTGGGAGCATGGCTGGCTGGGGTTCTTTTTGCTGCTGGAGTTACATTTGCAACATTATCTATTGTCAACAAAAATGCTTCTG GGGCAAAGCAGCAGGTGGAACCATTAGCAAGGGAGCAAGAAATATTAATGTCTTCTGTTGATGCAAGTGAAAAAGATAATCGGGTTGGTGAGGTGTCTAATGTGGTTACAATTGGTGAAGAGAGCATAATCAGTGACCGCAATGAAGACAATGAGACAGGTACCAGTGAAAATTTTACCCCTACAAATGTTAACGGAGATGTTAGTGAGAGCAGATATGGTGACATGCAAGATTTGGAGTCTTCATTATCAGAAAATATAAAATCAGTTGGAGAGGGTGTCATTGAAATTAAAAGAGCTTTGACTCTAGATGAACAAGAAGTGGCCCAAAATGTTGATAATCTTCCTCTATTTGCTGGCTTGAGCAACAGCACACATGAATTGCCTACTTATGAAGatggtttttcatatgaaacatcCAAATCGGATGATTTAGGTTGCACTACGACTCTTGATACGTTGGAGTCAGGTATCGGAAAAGATGTGAATGCCGATGGTACTGTTACTCTTGTAGACTTAACTTCTGTTAATACTGCTTCAACAAATGCCATAAGTAATAATCATGAGGAAACTATTAACTCAAATTCTGAAACTCCTTCACAATTCTTAGGTGAATTTGAGAGCCAGGTTCCCAGCAATTCAATAACACCTGATGCCAAAAGAATAGACTCAGATGAAATAGATTACCAGTTCAGTTTTGAAGATGTCGTAGCAAATGTGTCTCTTTTGAAGGATCAGGATATTGAACAGAATAACATGCTGCAGTTACCTGCAAAGGACTGCACTGAGTGTCCAATAGTGCATGACAAAAATGAGACTGTTCCTATAGAAAAGCTTTTTGACTTGGTTCCTGATCATAGTGAAGAACAGATGCTTCAATTTGACTCAATTAGTTCTGCAGGAGGACATAACTTAAATGACAGTGATTTAGCTTCAGTACAGTCTGTAGTGGTATCTACAGATCCTACTAAAAAAGAACCTGATTTAAAGTGTGACAATGAAACTGAAAGAAACTCATTGTTTGAGTCACTTCTGCCTAAGAAATCTTTCTCCCATTCTGGTATACCAGCTCCATGTCTCGTCTATGCAGCTCAACAGGTACCCCCTGGAAAGATTTTGGTTCCTGCATTTGTTGATCAGGTTCAGGGGCATGCACTGGCAGCATTGCAGGTTTTAAAG GTCATTGAGGTGGATGGTCAACCAGGTGATTTATGCACTCGTCGTGAGTATGCTCGTTGGCTAGTAACTGCAAGCAATGTCTTTTCAAG GAACACCTTTTCAAAAGTGTATCCAGCAATGTACATTGAGAATCTGACTGAACTTGCATTTGATGATGTTACACCTAAAGATCCTGATTTTCCATTCATTCAAG GCTTGGCAGAAGCTGGGTTAATCTCTAGCAAGCTTTCAAGATCAGATTTGGATGTTTCTGTCAATATTCTGGATGACTATGTTCTTTTCTCCCCTGATAG TCCTTTGTCTCGTCAAGATCTGATTAGCTGGAAGATGGCATTAGAAAGAAGGCAACTTCCAGAAGTTGATAAAAAT CATCTATACCAGTGCACTGGCTACATAGACGTTGATAAGATAAATCCGGATGCTTGGCCTGCTTTGATAGCCGACTTTGCTGGTGGAGAACAAGGCATTACAGCTCTTGCTTTTG gTTATACTAGACTTTTCCAACCTGATAAACCTGTCACAAAAGCACAAGCTGCCATTGCAATTGCAACTGGTGATGCTGCTGAAGTTGTTGGTGAGGAACTTGCTCGTATTGAAGCAGAATCATTGGCAGAAACTGCCGTGAATGCGCATACTACCTTAGTGGCTCAAGTAGAGAAAGATCTCAATGCAAGCTTTGAAGAAGAGCTTGCCAAGGAAAGGCAGAAGACAAAAGACTTGGAGAAACTGGCTGAAGAAGCAAGGCTAGAATTAAACAGGCTAAGAACccaaagagaggaagaaaaaaatgcTCTTATTACGAGCCATGCTACTGTTGAGTCAGAAATGGAAGTTCTTTCAAGGCTAAGGCATGAAGTGGAAGAGCAATTACAGAATCTCATGAGTAACAAGCTGGAGATATCTTTTGAGAGGGACAGAATGAACAAACTTCGTACGGAAGTTGAAAGTGAGAACCAGGTCATTATTAGGTTACAGTATGAGCTGGAGGTTGAAAGGAAGGCTTTGATCATGGCCAG GTCTTGGGCAGAGGAGGAGGCTAAAAGAGCAAGAGAACAGGCCAAAGCTCTTGAGGAAGCCAGAGAGCGATGGGAGAGGCATGGCATCAAAATCGTTGTTGACGGAGACCTCCAGGATGATGCATCTATTGGAACAACATGGCTTATTGCCGGGGATCAGCCTCCTGTTGATGAGACAATTGGTAGAGGGGAGACATTGGTGAAGAAGCTCAAGGAAATGGCTGCTGAAATGAAACATAGGTCTTCAGTTACTATTGAGAAAATTATTCAGAGGATTGTCATGATAATTTCGGCTTTAAAGCAGTGGGTCTCTGTTGCCTCCAATCACGCGACTGAGCTCCGAATTGCTGGAATTTCCAAGGCTAAAAATGCAATGATTGAGTTTAAGGAAAGTGCTTCGGGGTTCAGCTTAGTGATTGTGGACAAGGCCAGGAGAGTAGTTGCAGATTGCAAAGGTAGCGTTGGAAAAATCTCACAGAAGTTCAAGGCATGA
- the LOC135673625 gene encoding uncharacterized protein LOC135673625 isoform X4: protein MLGAWLAGVLFAAGVTFATLSIVNKNASGAKQQVEPLAREQEILMSSVDASEKDNRVGEVSNVVTIGEESIISDRNEDNETGTSENFTPTNVNGDVSESRYGDMQDLESSLSENIKSVGEGVIEIKRALTLDEQEVAQNVDNLPLFAGLSNSTHELPTYEDGFSYETSKSDDLGCTTTLDTLESGIGKDVNADGTVTLVDLTSVNTASTNAISNNHEETINSNSETPSQFLGEFESQVPSNSITPDAKRIDSDEIDYQFSFEDVVANVSLLKDQDIEQNNMLQLPAKDCTECPIVHDKNETVPIEKLFDLVPDHSEEQMLQFDSISSAGGHNLNDSDLASVQSVVVSTDPTKKEPDLKCDNETERNSLFESLLPKKSFSHSGIPAPCLVYAAQQVPPGKILVPAFVDQVQGHALAALQVLKVIEVDGQPGDLCTRREYARWLVTASNVFSRNTFSKVYPAMYIENLTELAFDDVTPKDPDFPFIQGLAEAGLISSKLSRSDLDVSVNILDDYVLFSPDSPLSRQDLISWKMALERRQLPEVDKNHLYQCTGYIDVDKINPDAWPALIADFAGGEQGITALAFGYTRLFQPDKPVTKAQAAIAIATGDAAEVVGEELARIEAESLAETAVNAHTTLVAQVEKDLNASFEEELAKERQKTKDLEKLAEEARLELNRLRTQREEEKNALITSHATVESEMEVLSRLRHEVEEQLQNLMSNKLEISFERDRMNKLRTEVESENQVIIRLQYELEVERKALIMARSWAEEEAKRAREQAKALEEARERWERHGIKIVVDGDLQDDASIGTTWLIAGDQPPVDETIGRGETLVKKLKEMAAEMKHRSSVTIEKIIQRIVMIISALKQWVSVASNHATELRIAGISKAKNAMIEFKESASGFSLVIVDKARRVVADCKGSVGKISQKFKA from the exons ATGCTGGGAGCATGGCTGGCTGGGGTTCTTTTTGCTGCTGGAGTTACATTTGCAACATTATCTATTGTCAACAAAAATGCTTCTG GGGCAAAGCAGCAGGTGGAACCATTAGCAAGGGAGCAAGAAATATTAATGTCTTCTGTTGATGCAAGTGAAAAAGATAATCGGGTTGGTGAGGTGTCTAATGTGGTTACAATTGGTGAAGAGAGCATAATCAGTGACCGCAATGAAGACAATGAGACAGGTACCAGTGAAAATTTTACCCCTACAAATGTTAACGGAGATGTTAGTGAGAGCAGATATGGTGACATGCAAGATTTGGAGTCTTCATTATCAGAAAATATAAAATCAGTTGGAGAGGGTGTCATTGAAATTAAAAGAGCTTTGACTCTAGATGAACAAGAAGTGGCCCAAAATGTTGATAATCTTCCTCTATTTGCTGGCTTGAGCAACAGCACACATGAATTGCCTACTTATGAAGatggtttttcatatgaaacatcCAAATCGGATGATTTAGGTTGCACTACGACTCTTGATACGTTGGAGTCAGGTATCGGAAAAGATGTGAATGCCGATGGTACTGTTACTCTTGTAGACTTAACTTCTGTTAATACTGCTTCAACAAATGCCATAAGTAATAATCATGAGGAAACTATTAACTCAAATTCTGAAACTCCTTCACAATTCTTAGGTGAATTTGAGAGCCAGGTTCCCAGCAATTCAATAACACCTGATGCCAAAAGAATAGACTCAGATGAAATAGATTACCAGTTCAGTTTTGAAGATGTCGTAGCAAATGTGTCTCTTTTGAAGGATCAGGATATTGAACAGAATAACATGCTGCAGTTACCTGCAAAGGACTGCACTGAGTGTCCAATAGTGCATGACAAAAATGAGACTGTTCCTATAGAAAAGCTTTTTGACTTGGTTCCTGATCATAGTGAAGAACAGATGCTTCAATTTGACTCAATTAGTTCTGCAGGAGGACATAACTTAAATGACAGTGATTTAGCTTCAGTACAGTCTGTAGTGGTATCTACAGATCCTACTAAAAAAGAACCTGATTTAAAGTGTGACAATGAAACTGAAAGAAACTCATTGTTTGAGTCACTTCTGCCTAAGAAATCTTTCTCCCATTCTGGTATACCAGCTCCATGTCTCGTCTATGCAGCTCAACAGGTACCCCCTGGAAAGATTTTGGTTCCTGCATTTGTTGATCAGGTTCAGGGGCATGCACTGGCAGCATTGCAGGTTTTAAAG GTCATTGAGGTGGATGGTCAACCAGGTGATTTATGCACTCGTCGTGAGTATGCTCGTTGGCTAGTAACTGCAAGCAATGTCTTTTCAAG GAACACCTTTTCAAAAGTGTATCCAGCAATGTACATTGAGAATCTGACTGAACTTGCATTTGATGATGTTACACCTAAAGATCCTGATTTTCCATTCATTCAAG GCTTGGCAGAAGCTGGGTTAATCTCTAGCAAGCTTTCAAGATCAGATTTGGATGTTTCTGTCAATATTCTGGATGACTATGTTCTTTTCTCCCCTGATAG TCCTTTGTCTCGTCAAGATCTGATTAGCTGGAAGATGGCATTAGAAAGAAGGCAACTTCCAGAAGTTGATAAAAAT CATCTATACCAGTGCACTGGCTACATAGACGTTGATAAGATAAATCCGGATGCTTGGCCTGCTTTGATAGCCGACTTTGCTGGTGGAGAACAAGGCATTACAGCTCTTGCTTTTG gTTATACTAGACTTTTCCAACCTGATAAACCTGTCACAAAAGCACAAGCTGCCATTGCAATTGCAACTGGTGATGCTGCTGAAGTTGTTGGTGAGGAACTTGCTCGTATTGAAGCAGAATCATTGGCAGAAACTGCCGTGAATGCGCATACTACCTTAGTGGCTCAAGTAGAGAAAGATCTCAATGCAAGCTTTGAAGAAGAGCTTGCCAAGGAAAGGCAGAAGACAAAAGACTTGGAGAAACTGGCTGAAGAAGCAAGGCTAGAATTAAACAGGCTAAGAACccaaagagaggaagaaaaaaatgcTCTTATTACGAGCCATGCTACTGTTGAGTCAGAAATGGAAGTTCTTTCAAGGCTAAGGCATGAAGTGGAAGAGCAATTACAGAATCTCATGAGTAACAAGCTGGAGATATCTTTTGAGAGGGACAGAATGAACAAACTTCGTACGGAAGTTGAAAGTGAGAACCAGGTCATTATTAGGTTACAGTATGAGCTGGAGGTTGAAAGGAAGGCTTTGATCATGGCCAG GTCTTGGGCAGAGGAGGAGGCTAAAAGAGCAAGAGAACAGGCCAAAGCTCTTGAGGAAGCCAGAGAGCGATGGGAGAGGCATGGCATCAAAATCGTTGTTGACGGAGACCTCCAGGATGATGCATCTATTGGAACAACATGGCTTATTGCCGGGGATCAGCCTCCTGTTGATGAGACAATTGGTAGAGGGGAGACATTGGTGAAGAAGCTCAAGGAAATGGCTGCTGAAATGAAACATAGGTCTTCAGTTACTATTGAGAAAATTATTCAGAGGATTGTCATGATAATTTCGGCTTTAAAGCAGTGGGTCTCTGTTGCCTCCAATCACGCGACTGAGCTCCGAATTGCTGGAATTTCCAAGGCTAAAAATGCAATGATTGAGTTTAAGGAAAGTGCTTCGGGGTTCAGCTTAGTGATTGTGGACAAGGCCAGGAGAGTAGTTGCAGATTGCAAAGGTAGCGTTGGAAAAATCTCACAGAAGTTCAAGGCATGA
- the LOC135673625 gene encoding uncharacterized protein LOC135673625 isoform X7 produces MAALMCPSSPNSLRLQFGFRCRESSAVFLRVRFRPTNRRVVVSFAGGEAARSGGGGRPWNGSDGSPDGFAGWLETGTGAGQSKKKGGLREMLGAWLAGVLFAAGVTFATLSIVNKNASGAKQQVEPLAREQEILMSSVDASEKDNRVGEVSNVVTIGEESIISDRNEDNETAQQVPPGKILVPAFVDQVQGHALAALQVLKVIEVDGQPGDLCTRREYARWLVTASNVFSRNTFSKVYPAMYIENLTELAFDDVTPKDPDFPFIQGLAEAGLISSKLSRSDLDVSVNILDDYVLFSPDSPLSRQDLISWKMALERRQLPEVDKNHLYQCTGYIDVDKINPDAWPALIADFAGGEQGITALAFGYTRLFQPDKPVTKAQAAIAIATGDAAEVVGEELARIEAESLAETAVNAHTTLVAQVEKDLNASFEEELAKERQKTKDLEKLAEEARLELNRLRTQREEEKNALITSHATVESEMEVLSRLRHEVEEQLQNLMSNKLEISFERDRMNKLRTEVESENQVIIRLQYELEVERKALIMARSWAEEEAKRAREQAKALEEARERWERHGIKIVVDGDLQDDASIGTTWLIAGDQPPVDETIGRGETLVKKLKEMAAEMKHRSSVTIEKIIQRIVMIISALKQWVSVASNHATELRIAGISKAKNAMIEFKESASGFSLVIVDKARRVVADCKGSVGKISQKFKA; encoded by the exons ATGGCGGCGTTGATGTGTCCGTCGTCACCTAACTCGCTCCGGCTGCAGTTTGGCTTCAGGTGCCGCGAATCCTCTGCCGTCTTCCTGCGGGTCCGATTCCGCCCGACTAATCGCCGTGTCGTTGTATCTTTCGCCGGCGGAGAGGCGGCAAGAAGTGGGGGCGGGGGACGGCCTTGGAATGGCTCCGATGGCTCGCCGGACGGATTCGCCGGGTGGTTGGAGACGGGAACCGGCGCCGGGCAGTCCAAGAAAAAAGGAGGGCTTCGAG AAATGCTGGGAGCATGGCTGGCTGGGGTTCTTTTTGCTGCTGGAGTTACATTTGCAACATTATCTATTGTCAACAAAAATGCTTCTG GGGCAAAGCAGCAGGTGGAACCATTAGCAAGGGAGCAAGAAATATTAATGTCTTCTGTTGATGCAAGTGAAAAAGATAATCGGGTTGGTGAGGTGTCTAATGTGGTTACAATTGGTGAAGAGAGCATAATCAGTGACCGCAATGAAGACAATGAGACAG CTCAACAGGTACCCCCTGGAAAGATTTTGGTTCCTGCATTTGTTGATCAGGTTCAGGGGCATGCACTGGCAGCATTGCAGGTTTTAAAG GTCATTGAGGTGGATGGTCAACCAGGTGATTTATGCACTCGTCGTGAGTATGCTCGTTGGCTAGTAACTGCAAGCAATGTCTTTTCAAG GAACACCTTTTCAAAAGTGTATCCAGCAATGTACATTGAGAATCTGACTGAACTTGCATTTGATGATGTTACACCTAAAGATCCTGATTTTCCATTCATTCAAG GCTTGGCAGAAGCTGGGTTAATCTCTAGCAAGCTTTCAAGATCAGATTTGGATGTTTCTGTCAATATTCTGGATGACTATGTTCTTTTCTCCCCTGATAG TCCTTTGTCTCGTCAAGATCTGATTAGCTGGAAGATGGCATTAGAAAGAAGGCAACTTCCAGAAGTTGATAAAAAT CATCTATACCAGTGCACTGGCTACATAGACGTTGATAAGATAAATCCGGATGCTTGGCCTGCTTTGATAGCCGACTTTGCTGGTGGAGAACAAGGCATTACAGCTCTTGCTTTTG gTTATACTAGACTTTTCCAACCTGATAAACCTGTCACAAAAGCACAAGCTGCCATTGCAATTGCAACTGGTGATGCTGCTGAAGTTGTTGGTGAGGAACTTGCTCGTATTGAAGCAGAATCATTGGCAGAAACTGCCGTGAATGCGCATACTACCTTAGTGGCTCAAGTAGAGAAAGATCTCAATGCAAGCTTTGAAGAAGAGCTTGCCAAGGAAAGGCAGAAGACAAAAGACTTGGAGAAACTGGCTGAAGAAGCAAGGCTAGAATTAAACAGGCTAAGAACccaaagagaggaagaaaaaaatgcTCTTATTACGAGCCATGCTACTGTTGAGTCAGAAATGGAAGTTCTTTCAAGGCTAAGGCATGAAGTGGAAGAGCAATTACAGAATCTCATGAGTAACAAGCTGGAGATATCTTTTGAGAGGGACAGAATGAACAAACTTCGTACGGAAGTTGAAAGTGAGAACCAGGTCATTATTAGGTTACAGTATGAGCTGGAGGTTGAAAGGAAGGCTTTGATCATGGCCAG GTCTTGGGCAGAGGAGGAGGCTAAAAGAGCAAGAGAACAGGCCAAAGCTCTTGAGGAAGCCAGAGAGCGATGGGAGAGGCATGGCATCAAAATCGTTGTTGACGGAGACCTCCAGGATGATGCATCTATTGGAACAACATGGCTTATTGCCGGGGATCAGCCTCCTGTTGATGAGACAATTGGTAGAGGGGAGACATTGGTGAAGAAGCTCAAGGAAATGGCTGCTGAAATGAAACATAGGTCTTCAGTTACTATTGAGAAAATTATTCAGAGGATTGTCATGATAATTTCGGCTTTAAAGCAGTGGGTCTCTGTTGCCTCCAATCACGCGACTGAGCTCCGAATTGCTGGAATTTCCAAGGCTAAAAATGCAATGATTGAGTTTAAGGAAAGTGCTTCGGGGTTCAGCTTAGTGATTGTGGACAAGGCCAGGAGAGTAGTTGCAGATTGCAAAGGTAGCGTTGGAAAAATCTCACAGAAGTTCAAGGCATGA